In the Oncorhynchus keta strain PuntledgeMale-10-30-2019 chromosome 14, Oket_V2, whole genome shotgun sequence genome, one interval contains:
- the prlrb gene encoding prolactin receptor b, translating into MWGEVGGALVLFLLSEVLDCIGISPPGKPVLINCRSPEKETFTCRWDPGFDGGLPTTHHLYYQKEDSYGMYECPDYQAAGSNSCFFNKSHTSIWVNYNITVVAINSLGSTVSDPLEVDVMYIVQPNAPENVTVSVVETEESPHLLVKWEPPHEADTRSGWITLTYQLRVKRQNKKESEWEEYASGKQTQLIIYSLHPGEVYMVQLRCKLDHSLWSEWSTTTHTEVPDYFLKERSIWIVVTVFSAFIILLVTFTLAMKRKYVKHCLLPPVPGPKISGLDSQLLKSGRSEDILSSLINQGFPPTIATKDQQVDYLLVFDSEQVTPDLQNGQTRTNNSMDHGSYDHSLLMEANNKEVKVGGRETVEQGYSEGLESTFRKTKSLSTDVTSHPYPQKKPFNNVTETPKQAPVCSKYRSLSHHKDLWDSLARHLDYMETVVKSQSNCDDKHLSSQNIVTPSKAIGCVEVQRWTKSIGLQVLVPKMDKRQEDYSKVSVVENDNVVLLKRETVPLNCISCKVGGNQSEKCLQQKPCKPNMTVPAKEEVHIGSNGYVEPVTMSHTL; encoded by the exons GTATCTCTCCCCCAGGGAAACCTGTGCTCATCAACTGTAGATCCCCTGAGAAGGAGACCTTTACATGCCGGTGGGACCCTGGTTTTGATGGAGGACTACCCACAACCCACCACCTCTATTACCAGAAAGAAGA CTCCTATGGAATGTACGAGTGTCCAGATTACCAAGCTGCAGGGAGCAACTCGTGCTTCTTCAACAAGAGCCACACCTCTATATGGgtcaactacaacatcacagtgGTGGCCATCAACTCTCTGGGCAGCACTGTCTCTGACCCGTTGGAGGTCGATGTTATGTatattg TCCAGCCCAATGCCCCAGAGAATGTGACAGTGTCTGTGGTGGAGACTGAGGAGAGTCCACACCTCCTGGTGAAATGGGAGCCCCCTCACGAGGCCGACACACGCTCTGGCTGGATCACTCTCACCTACCAACTACGGGTGAAACGGCAGAATAAGAAGGAGAGCgagtgggag GAGTATGCCTCAGGGAAGCAGACCCAGTTGATCATCTACAGTCTGCATCCAGGAGAGGTCTACATGGTCCAGCTTCGCTGTAAACTAGACCATAGCCTCTGGAGCGAGTGGAgcaccactacacacacagaggtccCTGATT actTTCTGAAGGAGCGATCGATCTGGATTGTGGTCACCGTCTTTTCTGCTTTTATAATCCTGCTTGTTACCTTCACCCTGGCCATGAAGAGAAAATA TGTGAAGCATTGTCTTCTGCCTCCTGTTCCTGGTCCAAAGATATCAGGACTAGATTCACAACTCCTGAAG AGTGGTCGGTCCGAGGACATTTTAAGCTCTCTGATCAACCAGGGCTTTCCTCCCACCATAGCCACTAAGGACCAGCAGGTGGACTATCTGCTGGTGTTTGATAGTGAACAGGTGACACCAGATCTTCAGAATGGACAAACAAGGACAAATAACTCCATGGATCATGGTTCCTATGACCACAGCCTTTTGATGGAGGCTAATAATAAAGAAGTAAAAGTTGGAGGCAGAGAGACGGTGGAACAGGGTTATTCTGAGGGGCTTGAATCTACTTTTAGGAAGACCAAGAGCCTGTCCACTGACGTTACATCTCACCCATATCCTCAGAAGAAGCCATTCAACAATGTTACTGAAACGCCAAAGCAAGCGCCTGTTTGCAGCAAGTATCGATCCTTAAGCCATCATAAAGATCTCTGGGACAGCTTAGCCAGACATCTAGACTACATGGAAACAGTGGTCAAGAGCCAATCAAACTGTGATGACAAACATTTGTCATCACAGAATATTGTGACTCCCTCGAAGGCCATTGGTTGTGTGGAGGTTCAGAGGTGGACAAAGAGCATAGGCCTACAGGTGCTTGTACCTAAGATGGATAAGAGGCAGGAGGACTATAGCAAAGTGAGTGTGGTGGAGAATGATAATGTAGTGCTGCTCAAGAGAGAAACGGTCCCCCTCAATTGCATTTCCTGTAAAGTAGGAGGCAATCAATCAGAGAAATGTCTCCAACAGAAGCCATGTAAACCTAATATGACAGTGCCTGCAAAAGAGGAAGTGCATATAGGATCTAATGGTTATGTGGAGCCTGTCACTATGTCACACACTTTATAA